Proteins from a single region of candidate division TA06 bacterium:
- a CDS encoding ATP-grasp domain-containing protein has protein sequence MFQKILIANRGEIAARIIRTCRRMGVKTVAVYSEADVRSRYVAEADESVFIGPAPAKQSFLNSGKIIDAAVRHGCQAVHPGYGFFAENAGFAEMVQRAGLVFIGPSPAAIAQLGDKLAAKALARRIGLPVVPGYEGSLEDLEAIRRVISGIGYPLLLKPAAGGGGRGMRIVRSEEELAPALKTCREETRKSFGDDRIFIERYIVKPRHIEFQVLADSFGHVVHLGERECSVQRRYQKVLEETPSPFIDDELRRTMGSLACVLAREAGYANAGTVEFIMDEQRNFYFLEMNARLQVEHPVTELVTSLDLVELQLRVAAGEPLPWKQPDAFHGWAIEARICAEDPHRNFMPTTGMVTHYAEPSGERVRIDSGIGTGSVVTVHYDSLLSKVSAWGETRKQAIAALINALNGYYIAGLATNIDFVNAVLNHPEFAAGNLSTDFISDHFVHGQSIVAPDPERLRHMVLVAALVYHNRQILAVESLKPMSPLTGGTHRDKGEYRYLVKAGADEFEVSWSTEPPPADQSVRVNGVQYHVVAPQYEYSRRQLDLTIDGTRQTFRFQYQQNHIKVHYCGLIRTCEIYNPREWALNRFMAREKKTVPEDALRCPMPSLIIQVCVQPGDKVFRGQTLFRLESMKMEIDVESPCDGYVDAVPAKAGQNAESNEVLLTFRKEESARVDWLWKNGT, from the coding sequence GTGTTCCAAAAAATCCTGATCGCCAACCGGGGCGAGATCGCCGCCCGCATCATCCGAACCTGCCGGCGGATGGGCGTCAAGACCGTGGCCGTCTATTCCGAGGCGGATGTCCGTTCGCGGTACGTGGCGGAGGCTGACGAGAGCGTGTTCATCGGACCGGCCCCGGCCAAGCAATCGTTTCTGAACAGCGGAAAGATCATTGACGCGGCGGTGCGGCACGGCTGCCAGGCGGTGCATCCCGGGTACGGCTTTTTCGCGGAAAACGCGGGTTTTGCCGAAATGGTCCAGCGAGCCGGGCTGGTCTTCATCGGCCCCAGCCCTGCGGCCATTGCCCAACTGGGCGACAAGCTGGCGGCCAAGGCTTTGGCCCGGCGCATCGGCCTGCCGGTGGTCCCGGGGTACGAAGGATCGCTGGAGGATCTGGAGGCGATCCGGCGGGTAATTTCCGGCATTGGTTACCCCCTGCTGCTGAAGCCGGCGGCCGGCGGCGGCGGCCGCGGCATGCGGATCGTCCGCTCGGAAGAGGAGCTGGCCCCGGCCCTGAAGACCTGCCGGGAGGAGACACGCAAGAGTTTCGGGGACGATCGGATATTCATCGAGCGCTATATCGTCAAGCCCCGGCACATCGAGTTCCAGGTGTTAGCCGACTCGTTCGGCCACGTCGTCCATCTGGGCGAGCGGGAATGCTCGGTACAGCGGCGGTACCAGAAGGTTCTTGAGGAAACGCCCTCGCCTTTCATAGACGACGAGTTGCGGCGCACCATGGGGTCGCTGGCCTGCGTCCTGGCCCGGGAAGCGGGGTACGCCAATGCCGGCACGGTCGAGTTCATCATGGATGAGCAGCGCAATTTCTACTTCTTGGAGATGAATGCCCGGCTGCAGGTCGAACACCCGGTCACCGAACTGGTGACGTCGCTGGACCTGGTCGAACTCCAACTGCGGGTGGCGGCGGGAGAACCGCTTCCCTGGAAGCAGCCAGACGCGTTCCATGGCTGGGCCATCGAGGCCCGGATCTGCGCCGAGGACCCGCACCGGAACTTCATGCCGACCACCGGCATGGTGACCCATTACGCCGAGCCAAGCGGCGAGCGCGTCCGGATCGATAGCGGCATCGGAACCGGAAGCGTGGTGACCGTGCACTACGATTCGCTGCTGTCGAAAGTATCGGCCTGGGGGGAAACTAGGAAACAGGCCATCGCCGCGTTGATCAACGCCCTGAACGGGTACTACATCGCCGGGTTGGCGACCAACATCGATTTCGTCAACGCGGTGCTGAACCACCCCGAGTTCGCCGCCGGCAACCTCTCGACCGATTTCATCAGCGATCATTTCGTCCACGGCCAAAGCATTGTCGCCCCGGACCCCGAGCGCCTGAGGCACATGGTATTAGTCGCGGCCCTGGTCTACCACAACCGGCAGATCCTGGCCGTCGAGTCGCTCAAGCCGATGAGCCCGCTGACCGGCGGGACGCATCGGGACAAGGGCGAGTACCGGTACCTGGTCAAGGCCGGGGCGGACGAGTTTGAGGTGTCGTGGTCGACCGAGCCGCCGCCGGCCGACCAGTCCGTCAGGGTGAACGGAGTGCAGTACCATGTGGTGGCGCCCCAGTACGAATACTCGCGCCGTCAGCTTGACCTGACGATCGACGGAACGCGCCAAACCTTTCGGTTTCAGTACCAGCAGAACCACATCAAGGTGCACTACTGTGGACTGATCAGGACCTGCGAGATCTATAATCCCCGCGAATGGGCCCTGAACCGGTTCATGGCGCGTGAAAAAAAGACCGTCCCAGAGGACGCGCTGCGCTGCCCCATGCCCAGCCTGATAATCCAGGTGTGCGTCCAGCCCGGGGACAAGGTCTTCCGGGGCCAGACGCTGTTCCGGCTGGAATCAATGAAGATGGAGATCGACGTCGAGTCGCCGTGCGACGGGTACGTCGATGCCGTGCCGGCCAAGGCCGGCCAGAACGCCGAAT
- a CDS encoding polymer-forming cytoskeletal protein, whose translation MDKKTEIGGGPMNTLLGKGSSFNGSLKAEGGIRIDGQVEGQIETSGTLVIGKEGLLKAEIKVKDAIIGGKVIGNITAANKIELQSGAHYSGDIKCRGLIIDSDVFFDGTSKMLGQHEGKA comes from the coding sequence ATGGACAAAAAGACGGAGATCGGCGGCGGGCCGATGAACACCCTGCTGGGCAAGGGCTCCAGCTTTAACGGCAGCCTCAAGGCCGAAGGCGGGATCAGGATCGACGGCCAGGTTGAGGGGCAGATCGAGACCAGCGGAACTTTGGTGATCGGCAAGGAAGGCCTTTTGAAGGCCGAAATCAAAGTCAAGGATGCCATCATCGGCGGCAAGGTAATAGGCAACATCACCGCGGCCAATAAGATCGAGTTGCAGAGCGGCGCCCATTACAGCGGAGACATCAAGTGCCGGGGGCTGATCATCGACAGCGACGTATTCTTTGACGGCACTTCCAAGATGCTGGGCCAGCATGAGGGCAAGGCCTGA
- a CDS encoding Ni/Fe hydrogenase subunit alpha, protein MKRITIDPITRLEGHGKIEIFLNDQGDVANCYFQIPELRGFEQFCLGRQAEEMPVLTSRICGVCPEAHLMASVKALDALFGVEPPSAAKKVRELVYMAFFVTDHTTHFYALGGPDFIVGPDAPPSERNILGVIKKVGLEIGQKVIETRSRNHDIIRKVGGRSVHPVAALPGGWSKPVSGELRKEIQDAAQKNIDFAQFSLQAFDDIVLKNKAYLDLIISDVYLHKTYYMGTVDERNLVNFYDGMIRVTDPEGREFVKYQPKGYAQHIAERVESWTYLKFPYLKNVGWKGLVDGKDSGVYCATPLSRLNVADGMATPKAQEHFDRMYTTLGSKRVNGRYQPVHHRLVTHWARLIELLYAAERMQELADDPEITSPDIRKIPEKITGEGIGSVEAPRGTLTHHYVTDEWGVLTKVNLIVGTTNNYAPISMSIKRAAGKLISKGNVSEGLLNKIEMAFRLYDPCFSCATHSLPGGMPLVVSIHDSAGKVVQTLRQDG, encoded by the coding sequence ATGAAGAGAATCACCATCGACCCCATCACCAGGCTGGAAGGCCACGGCAAGATCGAGATCTTCCTGAACGACCAGGGCGACGTGGCCAACTGCTATTTTCAGATCCCCGAGCTGCGAGGTTTCGAACAGTTCTGCCTGGGCCGGCAGGCCGAGGAGATGCCGGTTTTAACCAGCCGGATCTGCGGCGTCTGCCCCGAGGCCCACCTAATGGCCTCGGTCAAGGCCCTGGATGCGTTGTTTGGCGTTGAGCCGCCGTCCGCGGCCAAGAAGGTGCGGGAACTTGTGTACATGGCCTTCTTCGTCACCGACCACACCACCCACTTCTACGCGCTGGGCGGGCCGGACTTCATCGTGGGACCGGACGCGCCGCCTTCCGAGCGCAATATCCTGGGCGTGATCAAGAAGGTCGGTCTGGAAATAGGCCAGAAGGTGATCGAGACCCGGTCGCGCAATCACGACATCATCCGCAAGGTGGGCGGCCGTAGTGTCCACCCGGTGGCGGCCCTGCCCGGCGGCTGGAGCAAGCCTGTCTCCGGGGAGCTTCGGAAAGAAATCCAGGACGCCGCCCAAAAAAATATCGACTTCGCGCAATTCTCGCTCCAGGCCTTTGACGACATCGTGCTCAAGAACAAGGCCTACCTAGACCTGATCATCTCCGACGTCTACCTGCACAAGACCTACTACATGGGCACGGTCGACGAGAGAAATCTGGTTAATTTCTACGATGGGATGATCCGAGTGACCGATCCTGAGGGCCGCGAGTTCGTAAAATATCAGCCGAAGGGCTACGCCCAGCACATTGCCGAGCGGGTGGAATCCTGGACATATCTTAAATTCCCTTACCTGAAAAATGTCGGCTGGAAGGGCCTGGTGGACGGCAAAGACAGCGGCGTCTATTGCGCCACGCCGCTGTCGCGGCTCAACGTCGCGGACGGCATGGCCACCCCCAAGGCCCAGGAGCATTTCGACCGGATGTACACAACCCTCGGCAGCAAAAGGGTCAACGGCCGGTACCAGCCGGTTCATCACCGCCTGGTCACGCACTGGGCGCGTTTGATCGAACTGCTCTACGCGGCCGAGCGGATGCAGGAACTGGCCGACGACCCCGAGATCACCTCGCCCGATATCAGAAAAATCCCGGAGAAGATCACAGGCGAAGGCATCGGCTCGGTCGAGGCGCCCCGGGGCACGCTCACCCACCACTATGTGACCGACGAGTGGGGGGTGCTGACCAAGGTCAACCTGATAGTGGGCACCACCAACAACTACGCGCCCATATCCATGTCCATCAAACGGGCGGCCGGGAAACTGATATCCAAAGGCAACGTCTCCGAGGGGCTGCTGAACAAGATCGAAATGGCCTTTAGGCTGTACGACCCCTGTTTCTCCTGCGCCACCCACAGTTTGCCCGGCGGGATGCCGCTGGTGGTAAGCATCCATGACAGCGCAGGAAAAGTCGTGCAAACGCTCCGTCAGGACGGGTGA
- a CDS encoding site-specific DNA-methyltransferase: MMHVIEIIPTERKKLYDLHSNKLETAYNLNRKAVSFQANKSEPVYNWFKYKEGFSSTLVKYFIEKYSSKPGIILDPFAGVGTTLFAGQELGWQTYGVELLPVGVFVMNTREATKGVDVEELKKIGKSIWKDLSKIDKHDIHINHIPITRDAFPEDTEIYLNKYLTYCSRIKDKKIQTILRFAAFAILEGISYTRKDGQYLRWDYRSKRALPGKPFNKGKIVAFEAALKNKLNQIIFDLLPDSLCLLFDRFDDNKHGKYPINIIQGSCLEELPKLEDEFFDFIVTSPPYCNRYDYTRTYALELVFWGCDSERVRDLRQTMLSCTVENKEKIEYLNKFYSSIGRTDTFDSVLKAYHNSKAMTEINTVLNELNKQGKINNNNIPRMVKNYFLEMCFVIYEMSRVIRQGGYCVMVNDNVRYGGEEIPVDLILSGFAEKFGFKVNKIFVLPKGKGNSSQQMGNYGRTEIRKCVYLWQKN, from the coding sequence ATGATGCATGTAATTGAAATAATACCAACCGAACGGAAAAAGCTGTATGACCTCCATTCAAACAAATTGGAGACGGCATACAATTTAAACCGCAAGGCGGTAAGTTTTCAAGCAAATAAAAGCGAACCTGTCTATAACTGGTTTAAATACAAGGAAGGGTTTTCATCAACCCTTGTTAAATACTTCATTGAGAAATATTCATCTAAACCAGGAATAATATTAGACCCATTTGCGGGCGTAGGCACGACTCTTTTTGCGGGACAAGAATTGGGTTGGCAAACATACGGGGTTGAACTTTTGCCCGTTGGCGTTTTTGTGATGAATACGAGAGAAGCCACAAAAGGGGTTGACGTCGAGGAACTGAAAAAAATAGGAAAAAGCATTTGGAAAGATCTATCTAAAATTGATAAACATGATATTCATATTAACCACATTCCAATAACAAGGGACGCTTTCCCGGAAGATACGGAAATTTACCTGAATAAGTATTTAACTTATTGCTCGAGAATAAAAGACAAAAAAATACAAACCATATTGCGGTTTGCGGCATTTGCCATTTTAGAGGGCATCAGTTACACAAGGAAAGACGGGCAATATTTGCGTTGGGACTATCGTTCAAAACGAGCGCTTCCGGGCAAGCCTTTCAACAAGGGCAAAATAGTTGCTTTTGAAGCGGCGTTAAAAAATAAGCTGAATCAAATAATTTTCGATCTTTTACCCGATTCGTTGTGTTTGCTATTTGACCGTTTTGATGATAATAAACATGGGAAATACCCTATCAATATAATTCAAGGATCATGTCTGGAGGAATTGCCGAAACTTGAAGACGAGTTTTTCGATTTCATAGTTACATCGCCGCCATACTGCAACCGTTATGATTATACGAGGACTTACGCATTGGAATTGGTTTTTTGGGGCTGCGACAGCGAAAGGGTTAGAGACCTGCGGCAAACCATGCTTTCGTGTACTGTTGAAAACAAGGAAAAAATAGAATACCTGAATAAATTTTATAGCTCTATTGGAAGAACGGATACTTTCGACAGTGTCCTTAAGGCATATCATAATTCCAAGGCAATGACGGAGATAAATACGGTTCTTAACGAACTGAATAAACAGGGGAAAATAAACAATAATAATATCCCGCGAATGGTGAAAAATTATTTTCTGGAAATGTGTTTTGTTATTTACGAAATGTCAAGGGTTATTAGACAGGGCGGTTATTGTGTAATGGTAAACGACAATGTCCGTTACGGCGGCGAAGAAATACCGGTTGATCTAATATTGTCCGGGTTTGCAGAAAAATTCGGATTTAAAGTTAATAAAATATTCGTATTGCCCAAAGGCAAGGGAAATAGCAGCCAGCAAATGGGCAACTACGGACGAACCGAAATTCGTAAGTGCGTATATTTATGGCAAAAAAATTAG
- a CDS encoding DUF2442 domain-containing protein, whose translation MHFVKDVQYLSDFKLLITFEGDVKKKVDLAPYLDGDVFEPLKNIEFFKRVKINKDIDTIVWENDADFSPDFLYTISV comes from the coding sequence ATGCATTTTGTCAAAGACGTACAATATTTGTCCGATTTCAAATTGCTCATCACTTTTGAAGGCGATGTGAAAAAGAAGGTTGATCTTGCTCCATATTTGGATGGAGACGTTTTTGAACCCTTAAAAAACATCGAATTCTTTAAAAGGGTCAAGATCAACAAGGACATCGATACAATTGTCTGGGAGAACGATGCCGATTTTTCCCCGGATTTTCTATACACAATCAGCGTTTAA
- a CDS encoding hydrogenase maturation protease has product MAKKSTIIIGLGNPILSDDGAGLQAARKLKEALKDRNDVEVVEAYAGGLRLLDLLVGHQRAIIIDAMETACEPGTIRRFSPSDLQQTRNVSSSHDASLTNALETGRALGMDMPPEVIVFGIEAAAVDNFSEALTEKVAKAVPDMIKTVMGLIDQA; this is encoded by the coding sequence GTGGCAAAAAAAAGCACCATCATCATCGGCCTGGGTAACCCCATCCTCTCGGACGACGGCGCGGGCCTCCAGGCGGCGCGGAAGCTCAAAGAGGCTTTAAAGGATAGAAATGACGTAGAGGTCGTAGAGGCTTACGCCGGCGGCCTGAGGCTGCTCGACCTGCTGGTCGGTCATCAACGCGCCATCATCATCGACGCCATGGAGACCGCCTGCGAACCGGGAACCATCCGGCGATTCTCCCCCTCCGATCTCCAGCAGACCAGGAATGTTTCATCAAGCCACGACGCCAGCCTGACCAACGCCCTGGAAACTGGCCGGGCGCTTGGGATGGACATGCCGCCCGAAGTGATCGTTTTCGGAATAGAGGCCGCAGCGGTGGATAATTTCTCCGAAGCGCTTACGGAAAAAGTGGCCAAAGCCGTGCCGGATATGATCAAAACGGTGATGGGGCTCATCGACCAGGCTTGA
- a CDS encoding acyl-CoA carboxylase subunit beta, which translates to MKEDDNRVGEQAADGSPLSQFQDNLVLLEQMRAEARQGGGPKRIEEQHRKGKLTALERVDLLLDEGSFVEFDTLKAGRGGQMAGEKEFLSDGVITGHGTINGREVFVFSQDFTVKGGSLGEAHSQKISKMMDHAVRVGAPVIGLNDSGGARIQDGVDSLAAYGEIFNRNVKASGVVPQISCIMGPCAGGAVYSPAITDFTFMVEDTSFMFVTGPNVVKTVIHQDISFEDLGGPSVHSEKSGVAHFVLPNDILCLREVRRLIDYLPSNNRQKPPFLDLRDPIDRQDRALDHLVPVNPNHPYDMNILIHSILDGAEFMEVQPSYARNLIVGLGRLGGETIGLIANQPTVLAGVLDMDSSVKGARFIRFCDSFNLPLICLVDAPGFMPGPEQERGGVIRHGAKLLYAFSDATVPRITVIVRKAYGGAYIVMNSKHIGADVNYAWPTAEIAVMGPRAAAEIIYRKEIQESADAAATLLEKEGQYRKAFVNPFLAAKRGYIDDVIFPRDTRARLIRSLQFLEGKTEARLERKHGNMPL; encoded by the coding sequence ATGAAAGAAGACGACAACCGGGTTGGGGAACAAGCCGCCGACGGGTCGCCGCTAAGTCAGTTTCAGGACAATCTTGTCCTGCTGGAGCAGATGAGGGCGGAGGCGCGGCAGGGGGGCGGCCCCAAACGGATAGAGGAACAACACCGGAAAGGCAAGCTCACCGCGCTGGAACGAGTTGACCTGTTGCTGGACGAGGGGTCCTTCGTGGAGTTCGACACCTTGAAAGCCGGCCGGGGCGGGCAGATGGCGGGCGAGAAAGAATTCCTGAGCGACGGAGTCATCACCGGCCATGGGACCATCAACGGGCGGGAGGTGTTCGTCTTCAGCCAGGACTTCACCGTCAAGGGCGGCTCCTTGGGCGAGGCGCATTCCCAGAAGATCAGCAAGATGATGGACCACGCCGTACGAGTGGGAGCGCCCGTCATCGGACTCAACGACTCGGGCGGAGCCAGAATCCAGGACGGCGTGGATTCCCTGGCCGCCTACGGCGAGATCTTCAACCGCAACGTGAAGGCCAGCGGGGTCGTCCCGCAGATATCGTGCATCATGGGACCCTGCGCCGGCGGGGCCGTCTACAGCCCGGCCATCACGGACTTTACCTTCATGGTGGAGGATACGTCGTTCATGTTCGTGACCGGGCCGAACGTGGTGAAGACGGTCATCCATCAGGACATCAGTTTCGAAGATCTGGGCGGTCCGAGCGTTCACTCGGAGAAAAGCGGCGTGGCCCATTTCGTACTGCCGAACGACATCCTGTGCCTGCGCGAGGTACGCCGGCTCATCGATTACCTGCCGTCGAACAACCGGCAAAAGCCGCCCTTCCTTGACCTGCGGGACCCGATCGACCGGCAGGATCGCGCTCTCGACCACTTGGTGCCCGTCAATCCCAACCACCCCTACGACATGAATATCCTGATCCACAGCATCCTGGATGGGGCAGAGTTCATGGAGGTTCAGCCCAGCTACGCCAGAAACCTGATCGTCGGGTTGGGGCGGCTGGGGGGCGAGACTATCGGTCTGATCGCCAACCAACCCACCGTGCTGGCCGGGGTGCTGGACATGGACTCGTCGGTAAAAGGCGCCCGGTTTATCAGATTCTGCGATTCCTTCAACCTACCGCTCATTTGCCTGGTGGACGCCCCGGGATTCATGCCGGGCCCGGAACAGGAGCGCGGCGGCGTTATCCGGCACGGGGCCAAGCTGTTGTACGCCTTTAGCGACGCCACCGTCCCCCGGATTACGGTGATCGTCCGCAAGGCATACGGAGGCGCGTACATCGTCATGAACTCCAAGCACATCGGGGCCGACGTCAACTACGCCTGGCCGACGGCCGAGATCGCGGTGATGGGCCCCCGGGCCGCCGCCGAGATCATCTACCGCAAGGAAATCCAGGAATCGGCGGATGCCGCCGCGACCCTGCTGGAGAAGGAGGGCCAATACCGGAAGGCCTTCGTCAACCCGTTCCTGGCCGCCAAGCGCGGGTATATAGACGACGTCATTTTTCCCCGCGACACGCGGGCCCGCCTGATCAGAAGCCTGCAGTTCCTGGAAGGGAAGACGGAAGCCCGGCTGGAACGGAAACACGGCAACATGCCGTTGTGA